Proteins from one Desulfonema limicola genomic window:
- a CDS encoding cache domain-containing protein yields MKIFDILHNLRIQYKLFFSYTAVFIITIMLGSIIIYSIAQQSIESNIESELKNSTNTILNMVRTSAAVSLKNYFRAAAEKNKDVAAYFYHQFQQGILTEQEAKQEAANFFHSQTIGASGYIYCIDSSGVIKVHPQKALVEVNISEYNFAREQKKNKTGYLEYDWKNPGEESERPKALYMSYFQEWDWIISVTSYREEFSELVNIDDFRQSILSLKFGHTGYSYVMDLNGNLIIHPELEGENVMNEKDADGRLFIQEVCRLKKGKISYPWKNPHEAVAREKLVIFNYIPEYNWIVFSSSYLDELYAPLKTIKNAIFFSVVVSILLLFPISLMISSSITNPLGELMKQFASVPDGDFTFRIQPKTHDEIGRLAVYFNSFMERLQSYSNNLRQEIFERRQAEQALRLSEEMFSKAFDLSPSGIAILSWDDKRFININASFLTNLRCMREDILNKSLKDLDFFLTPSGYEEMFATLKITGSLNNYEVQSITKSGESRLALISSDFIELWNEHCILLTHKDITEIRLLENKIMDISEKERRKIGQDLHDDLCPHLIGIEVLTKVLQYKLESEYPKLSKSAGNIRNLIKDAITKTRGMSRGLCPIHLVEHGFEFSIKELARNTEHVFGISCIFKCLCPVVFHDNSDATHLYYIIQEAVYNAIKHGKASRIIIDLSLMDGKMILKIIDDGCTISNISHTKGMGLKIMGFRAKKIGASFDISPNKGQGTTITVTFRKDMQKAGISYA; encoded by the coding sequence ATGAAAATTTTTGACATATTACATAATCTTCGCATTCAGTATAAATTATTTTTCAGTTATACCGCTGTTTTTATTATAACTATCATGCTGGGAAGTATTATTATTTATTCCATTGCACAGCAGTCCATAGAGTCCAATATTGAAAGCGAGCTGAAAAATTCAACTAATACCATACTTAACATGGTAAGGACATCCGCTGCTGTTTCCCTGAAAAATTATTTTCGTGCAGCAGCTGAAAAAAACAAGGATGTTGCGGCATATTTCTATCATCAGTTTCAGCAGGGTATCCTGACTGAACAAGAGGCAAAACAAGAGGCGGCAAATTTTTTTCACAGCCAGACAATTGGTGCATCAGGTTATATATACTGCATTGATTCCAGCGGGGTTATTAAAGTTCATCCTCAAAAAGCACTTGTAGAAGTTAATATCTCAGAATATAATTTTGCACGGGAACAAAAAAAAAATAAAACCGGATATCTTGAATATGACTGGAAAAATCCGGGCGAAGAATCTGAGCGCCCCAAAGCTTTGTACATGAGTTATTTTCAAGAATGGGACTGGATTATATCTGTAACATCATATAGGGAGGAATTCAGTGAACTGGTAAACATAGACGATTTCCGCCAGAGTATTCTATCTCTTAAATTCGGTCATACAGGATATTCTTATGTAATGGATTTAAACGGCAATCTTATCATACATCCTGAACTGGAAGGGGAAAATGTAATGAATGAAAAGGATGCTGACGGCAGGCTCTTTATTCAGGAGGTATGCAGGTTAAAAAAAGGAAAGATTAGCTATCCCTGGAAAAATCCCCATGAAGCTGTTGCCCGTGAAAAGCTTGTAATATTTAACTATATACCTGAATATAACTGGATTGTATTTTCTTCAAGCTATCTTGATGAATTGTATGCTCCTTTAAAAACAATAAAAAATGCAATATTTTTTAGTGTTGTAGTTTCCATACTGCTTTTATTTCCGATTTCTCTTATGATAAGCTCATCCATTACCAACCCTTTAGGAGAATTGATGAAACAGTTTGCCTCTGTTCCTGATGGAGATTTTACCTTCAGGATTCAACCTAAAACCCATGACGAGATTGGCAGGCTTGCGGTTTATTTTAACTCTTTTATGGAAAGACTTCAATCATACAGCAATAATCTCAGGCAGGAAATATTTGAACGCAGGCAGGCAGAACAGGCTCTCCGCCTGTCTGAAGAAATGTTTTCCAAAGCCTTTGATCTCAGTCCCAGCGGTATAGCGATCCTTTCATGGGATGATAAAAGATTTATCAATATCAATGCCAGTTTTCTGACAAATTTGAGGTGTATGCGGGAAGATATCCTGAATAAATCACTTAAAGATCTGGATTTTTTCCTGACACCAAGCGGATATGAAGAAATGTTTGCCACTTTAAAAATAACAGGTTCGCTTAATAATTATGAGGTTCAATCCATAACAAAATCAGGAGAAAGCAGGCTGGCTTTGATCTCAAGCGATTTTATAGAGCTTTGGAATGAACATTGTATTCTTTTGACCCACAAAGATATTACAGAAATCAGGCTTCTTGAAAACAAGATAATGGATATAAGCGAAAAGGAACGCAGGAAAATAGGACAGGATCTTCATGATGACTTATGCCCCCATTTAATAGGAATTGAGGTTTTAACCAAGGTATTGCAGTATAAACTTGAATCTGAATACCCTAAGCTGTCAAAATCTGCCGGCAACATAAGAAATCTTATAAAAGATGCAATAACCAAAACAAGGGGCATGTCCAGAGGACTGTGTCCCATACATCTGGTAGAGCATGGATTTGAATTCTCAATAAAAGAACTGGCGCGAAATACAGAACATGTTTTTGGAATATCTTGTATTTTTAAATGTTTATGCCCTGTTGTTTTTCACGATAACTCAGATGCTACCCATCTTTACTATATTATCCAGGAAGCTGTATATAATGCTATTAAACACGGTAAAGCATCAAGAATAATCATAGATTTATCATTAATGGACGGTAAAATGATATTGAAAATTATTGATGACGGCTGTACAATTTCAAATATTTCCCATACAAAAGGCATGGGGTTAAAGATTATGGGGTTCAGGGCAAAAAAAATCGGGGCATCTTTTGATATTTCTCCAAACAAGGGACAAGGCACAACCATAACAGTTACATTTAGAAAAGATATGCAGAAAGCAGGGATTTCATATGCCTGA
- a CDS encoding C1 family peptidase has product MVTKKNFVLGITLAMAFIIGLQGGALSDRTVCAAEWVKISGTVSYNGTPLCAMVLANGQYIFSCAGDGGYELNVPLDSNGEITLFAFCDGLAPFKKVLNSLQAKDFEISMSPDLSGNHISVTADLTPSNSGRVKISGTVSYNGTPLCAMVLANGQYMFSCAGDGKYELEVPLDTYGKVTLFSFCDGLQPFKKTLPDADIGNHKPVVYPASLSTDLSIPYMEHQLIASDSDNDRLIYELIAPSSGSGYSDAFISPDTGVLYVTLSNDGTRSVILPYHVSDGKIFSESAEIIIDIIDTSEEQSFGGNEIAPEVYAGFGRAVFRGNLQGAPGSTPTMPSSIDLSGNFPSPGDQGGQGSCSGWATAYALKTYQEKSEMGWSLNTSSHLFSPAFVYNQINRGGDNGAYIYEALELIVRKGCATLASMPYDQNDYRTQPDVQASQEALNFKAVEFKTINSTESIKSALVNRQAVVIGLQLYNSFQQLRGINSVYNAKSGGYLGYHFVTITGYDDNLYNGVFRVINSWGQDWGDSGYFWLPYNSDTIEEAYILEDTENNIINDPDDDPVRPEPTDNMPNFEVQSWTANYNPKPRGEGSLQWKVVNTGTGTAPAGADVNFMLSKDQTLTSGDIYVIYEEIQFDLNPGHSVYRDENNSIPFQFPDTLEEGIYYMAVWIDDLNEIRESDENDNISWGSNQVMIENSLPDIEVETWYAEWDDYGYGKLTYRIKNNGKSIADNTDWDINLVLSPDEEIGNDNEIFLFYEDAGYSLEPDITVYRDDNSAASFYLHQDAFGSAVPAGTYYMAVWVDDLNEVEESNELNNSSIGWSTIEIGGYSRSAAVPVNRVRRLNGLNTIETGEDSSSAAGGKAYNGRKLPPSDVLMRKVQIADTQDGGRSLKFLDEQPVASPNTSKGTVLLPKTVSSKNHVIFPVAEDIPMQEAVVVPK; this is encoded by the coding sequence ATGGTTACTAAAAAGAATTTTGTTTTGGGTATTACATTGGCTATGGCTTTCATTATCGGATTACAGGGCGGAGCGTTATCTGACAGAACGGTTTGTGCTGCCGAATGGGTGAAAATCAGCGGAACAGTTTCATATAACGGAACGCCTCTGTGTGCAATGGTACTGGCAAACGGTCAGTATATATTTTCCTGCGCCGGAGATGGCGGATATGAACTTAATGTTCCTCTTGATTCCAACGGAGAAATTACCCTGTTTGCCTTCTGTGACGGACTTGCCCCTTTCAAAAAAGTTTTAAATTCATTGCAGGCAAAAGATTTTGAAATCAGCATGTCTCCTGATTTATCTGGTAATCATATATCAGTAACAGCGGACTTGACACCTTCAAATTCAGGGCGGGTAAAAATCAGTGGGACGGTTTCATATAATGGAACGCCTTTGTGTGCAATGGTGCTGGCAAACGGTCAGTATATGTTTTCCTGTGCCGGAGACGGCAAATATGAACTGGAAGTTCCTCTTGATACATACGGAAAGGTTACTTTATTCAGTTTTTGCGATGGACTTCAGCCTTTTAAAAAGACTTTACCTGATGCTGATATCGGCAATCATAAACCTGTAGTCTATCCTGCATCTCTAAGTACTGATTTATCAATACCTTATATGGAGCATCAGCTTATCGCTTCAGATTCCGACAATGATCGTCTGATTTATGAATTGATTGCCCCGTCCAGCGGTTCAGGTTATTCAGATGCTTTTATCAGTCCGGATACAGGTGTTCTTTATGTAACATTATCGAATGACGGTACAAGGTCAGTCATACTTCCTTATCATGTGAGTGATGGTAAGATATTCAGTGAATCTGCGGAAATAATTATTGATATTATAGATACTTCTGAAGAACAATCTTTCGGCGGCAATGAGATTGCCCCTGAAGTTTACGCAGGATTTGGGAGAGCTGTATTCAGAGGGAATCTGCAAGGTGCGCCTGGAAGTACTCCGACAATGCCATCTTCTATTGATTTAAGCGGCAATTTTCCAAGTCCTGGTGATCAGGGAGGGCAGGGAAGCTGTTCTGGATGGGCAACAGCTTACGCTTTAAAAACCTATCAGGAAAAGAGTGAAATGGGCTGGTCTCTGAATACTTCTTCTCATTTATTCAGCCCTGCATTTGTCTATAATCAGATCAATAGAGGAGGGGATAACGGCGCCTATATATATGAAGCGTTAGAACTTATAGTCAGGAAGGGATGTGCTACTCTTGCTTCTATGCCTTACGATCAGAATGATTATCGGACTCAGCCCGATGTTCAGGCTTCCCAAGAGGCTTTAAATTTTAAAGCTGTTGAATTTAAAACAATTAATAGCACAGAAAGTATTAAATCAGCATTGGTGAATCGACAGGCAGTTGTTATTGGTCTTCAGTTATATAATTCATTCCAACAGCTTAGAGGGATAAATTCTGTTTACAATGCAAAAAGTGGGGGATATTTGGGGTATCATTTTGTAACTATAACGGGATATGACGATAACCTTTATAACGGAGTCTTCAGGGTCATCAATTCATGGGGGCAGGATTGGGGCGACAGCGGTTATTTCTGGCTTCCCTATAATTCGGATACTATTGAAGAGGCATATATTCTTGAGGATACTGAAAATAATATAATCAATGATCCGGATGATGATCCTGTCAGACCTGAACCTACAGATAACATGCCTAATTTTGAAGTTCAAAGCTGGACAGCAAACTACAATCCCAAACCCAGGGGAGAAGGCAGTCTGCAATGGAAAGTTGTCAATACAGGAACTGGAACAGCTCCAGCCGGTGCTGATGTAAATTTTATGCTTTCAAAAGATCAGACACTGACATCAGGTGATATTTATGTAATTTACGAAGAAATTCAGTTTGATCTGAATCCTGGCCATTCAGTATATCGGGATGAAAATAATTCTATTCCATTTCAATTCCCGGACACACTGGAAGAGGGAATTTATTATATGGCAGTCTGGATTGATGATCTGAACGAAATAAGGGAATCAGATGAGAATGACAACATATCATGGGGTTCTAATCAGGTAATGATTGAAAATTCTCTGCCGGATATTGAAGTTGAAACATGGTATGCGGAATGGGATGATTACGGTTACGGAAAACTGACTTACCGGATTAAAAACAATGGAAAATCAATAGCTGATAATACAGATTGGGACATCAATCTTGTACTCAGCCCAGATGAGGAAATAGGCAATGACAACGAGATATTCCTTTTTTATGAAGATGCAGGTTATTCGCTTGAGCCTGATATCACAGTATATAGAGACGATAACAGTGCTGCTTCCTTTTATCTGCATCAAGACGCTTTTGGATCTGCTGTTCCTGCCGGAACATATTATATGGCAGTCTGGGTTGATGATCTGAACGAAGTAGAAGAAAGCAATGAACTGAATAACAGTTCTATAGGTTGGAGCACCATAGAAATCGGAGGATATTCCCGCTCAGCCGCCGTTCCAGTAAACAGGGTAAGGAGGTTAAACGGGTTGAACACCATAGAAACCGGAGAAGATTCCAGCAGCGCCGCAGGAGGAAAAGCCTATAACGGCAGAAAGCTGCCGCCATCTGATGTTCTGATGAGAAAAGTCCAAATTGCAGACACTCAGGATGGAGGCAGAAGTCTGAAATTTTTGGATGAGCAACCCGTTGCCAGTCCGAATACAAGCAAAGGTACCGTTTTGCTGCCCAAAACCGTATCTTCAAAAAATCATGTTATCTTTCCTGTCGCCGAAGATATTCCGATGCAGGAAGCAGTAGTTGTTCCAAAATAA
- a CDS encoding ATP-dependent DNA helicase gives MLKPFNNEFQEIAFVYVHKGLKKDSNSNIYSAAGIIIGSNGKRKQYFSSLTGKTLDKAPDCKQVRTELKSFFKNQDFIFAFTAHDSLDELQAFCGVKRVIDLGFIAEFFLCHLKSYSPKSLWEYLFKAKRSKISFSDLEMVDLSIELISYICGTILGDKHTAYAPALRYFLKKSNTLFSRALIHISQDYQKYFGGLFAPYTVSDTENWRKYLVKSVKKTSNNNTRKDFARISSSKLDNIFKALSESGNGFKLRKEQVVYAKHIAAALNDNAVLTIEAGTGTGKTQGYLIPVMEFLRCNPKASVVISTYTKSLQEHIFQTELAQTCEAIPLYRDIKTALLKGKSSYICAEKLDYVYDNTFSDTHLLAWLFCLNIVFNFRNADVDSIQEKIKFYLDKDFFLSRILHEVSAGTGCTPRHTRCPAQVVTSEAGSADLVITNHHKLALLDRDTVLSGLFSNYIIDEANHFETAVRNAFGNEVSSRDVKDTLDYLEKSASRILRYAHDNHEKAMKRAIKELNFLRAFMGEFRNMLLKINPGARYGVTNPLSYDNPGFKKWNFKSYIDSMQEPLAAIKKSFNLIKDQDICRMLKIQTRTVKRIETALEQLADYAESLKIIEENIIHENNITAYQIFNKNWTIMAQWVQVGELIHQEIYTKKNCVVYTAATLCHRGRFDSFQYITGMNIPFPNNGDTAQTKEFRFVNIPSPFSKDAMEIIVPDTAVSGKYDNKVLWTASVVNALPGLIKANKGRTLVLFSSYQDLNLIAQQVKDAIAATNYPLLIQQPGQSTINLCDEFRTLKESVLFGVDTFWYGVDFKGDTLTQVIITRIPYPPPSDPVQVARKKVMSPRDYWDRYHYDTEIKIKQGIGRLIRCDTDRGKVVILDSRYRF, from the coding sequence ATGCTAAAGCCTTTTAATAATGAATTTCAAGAGATTGCCTTTGTTTATGTTCACAAAGGTTTGAAAAAAGATAGTAACAGCAATATTTATTCTGCTGCAGGGATAATTATTGGTTCTAACGGCAAAAGGAAACAATATTTTTCCAGTCTTACGGGTAAAACACTTGATAAAGCACCTGACTGCAAACAGGTCAGGACAGAATTAAAATCTTTTTTTAAAAACCAGGATTTTATTTTTGCATTTACTGCCCATGACTCGTTAGATGAATTACAGGCATTTTGCGGTGTGAAGCGTGTAATTGACCTGGGCTTTATTGCAGAATTTTTTCTTTGCCATCTCAAATCTTATTCACCTAAAAGTTTATGGGAATATCTTTTTAAAGCAAAAAGATCAAAAATCAGCTTTTCTGATTTGGAAATGGTTGATCTTTCAATTGAACTGATTTCTTATATCTGCGGAACCATACTGGGTGATAAGCATACAGCTTATGCTCCGGCATTACGTTATTTTCTTAAAAAAAGCAATACCCTTTTCAGCAGGGCACTGATACATATAAGTCAGGATTATCAAAAATATTTTGGGGGTCTTTTTGCTCCTTATACAGTCAGTGATACTGAAAACTGGAGAAAATATCTTGTTAAATCAGTAAAAAAGACAAGTAATAATAATACCAGGAAGGATTTTGCCAGAATATCAAGCAGTAAGCTTGATAATATATTTAAAGCATTATCTGAATCAGGAAACGGATTTAAGCTGAGAAAAGAACAGGTTGTTTATGCAAAGCATATTGCAGCAGCTCTTAATGATAATGCTGTACTTACAATAGAAGCAGGAACCGGGACAGGAAAAACCCAGGGGTACCTGATACCTGTTATGGAGTTTCTTCGCTGCAATCCAAAGGCCAGTGTTGTTATTTCCACATATACAAAAAGCCTTCAAGAACATATTTTTCAAACTGAGCTTGCCCAGACCTGCGAAGCCATCCCCCTTTACCGAGATATAAAAACAGCTTTGCTTAAAGGAAAATCCAGCTATATATGTGCTGAAAAACTGGATTATGTTTATGATAACACCTTTTCAGATACCCACCTTCTGGCCTGGCTTTTCTGCCTTAACATTGTATTTAATTTCAGGAATGCTGATGTGGATTCAATACAGGAAAAAATTAAATTTTATCTTGATAAAGATTTTTTTCTTTCAAGAATTTTACATGAGGTTTCAGCAGGAACCGGATGCACACCCCGTCATACCAGGTGTCCGGCACAGGTTGTAACAAGTGAAGCAGGGTCTGCTGATCTTGTTATTACCAATCACCATAAACTTGCACTGCTTGACAGGGATACTGTTTTATCAGGGCTTTTTTCAAATTATATAATTGACGAAGCAAATCATTTTGAAACTGCTGTACGCAACGCTTTTGGCAATGAGGTCAGTTCCAGGGATGTAAAAGACACTCTGGATTACCTGGAAAAAAGTGCATCCAGGATATTGAGATATGCTCATGATAATCATGAAAAAGCAATGAAAAGGGCAATAAAAGAACTCAATTTCCTGCGTGCCTTTATGGGAGAATTCAGGAACATGCTTTTAAAAATAAATCCAGGAGCAAGATACGGTGTTACCAATCCTCTTTCCTATGATAATCCTGGTTTTAAAAAATGGAATTTCAAGTCATATATTGATTCCATGCAGGAGCCTCTTGCAGCTATAAAAAAATCATTTAACCTGATAAAAGACCAGGATATATGCCGCATGCTCAAAATTCAGACCAGGACTGTAAAGCGGATTGAAACTGCCCTGGAACAATTGGCTGATTATGCGGAATCTCTTAAAATAATTGAAGAAAATATCATACATGAAAATAATATAACAGCTTACCAGATTTTTAATAAAAACTGGACTATTATGGCTCAATGGGTTCAAGTCGGCGAACTCATACACCAGGAGATTTACACGAAAAAAAATTGTGTTGTTTATACTGCTGCAACCCTTTGCCACAGGGGCCGGTTTGACAGTTTTCAGTATATTACAGGCATGAATATCCCTTTTCCCAACAATGGAGATACAGCACAGACCAAAGAATTCAGATTTGTAAATATCCCCTCCCCTTTTTCCAAAGATGCCATGGAAATAATTGTCCCTGATACAGCAGTCAGCGGAAAATATGATAATAAGGTTTTATGGACTGCCTCGGTTGTAAATGCATTGCCTGGATTAATCAAAGCCAATAAAGGCAGAACCCTGGTGCTTTTTTCCAGTTACCAGGATTTAAATCTTATTGCACAACAGGTTAAAGATGCAATAGCTGCAACCAATTATCCTTTGTTAATTCAACAGCCGGGACAGTCAACAATTAACCTGTGCGATGAATTCAGAACCCTTAAAGAAAGTGTCTTGTTCGGGGTGGACACCTTCTGGTATGGTGTTGACTTTAAGGGAGATACGCTTACCCAGGTTATTATCACCCGAATTCCCTATCCTCCCCCAAGTGATCCGGTTCAGGTAGCAAGGAAAAAGGTTATGTCTCCGCGGGACTACTGGGACAGATACCATTATGACACGGAGATAAAGATTAAACAGGGAATAGGCCGCTTAATCCGGTGCGATACTGACAGGGGTAAAGTGGTAATACTGGATTCAAGATATCGGTTTTAA
- a CDS encoding response regulator transcription factor yields the protein MPENNKTRIMIVEDHPVFRLGMRELINHEQDLFVCGDAEDITGAWKKIESLVPDMVIVDISLKGRNGIELIKSITKHYKDMPVLVLSMHDEALYAERSFQAGAKGYIMKQSASESIIKAIRCVIKGKTYASDALMENILNKFTGRPQSFDKSPLDILANRELEVLHMIGDGFTTKEIAEKLNLSTKTISTYRERIKEKLNLKNASELMRYAVSWVKK from the coding sequence ATGCCTGAAAATAATAAAACAAGAATAATGATTGTTGAAGATCATCCTGTGTTCAGACTGGGTATGAGAGAACTTATAAATCATGAGCAAGACCTTTTTGTATGCGGTGATGCTGAAGATATAACAGGTGCATGGAAAAAAATCGAGTCGTTGGTTCCTGATATGGTAATTGTTGACATATCGTTAAAAGGAAGAAACGGAATTGAGCTGATAAAATCCATAACAAAGCATTATAAAGACATGCCTGTCCTTGTTTTATCCATGCATGATGAAGCTCTTTATGCAGAAAGATCATTCCAGGCAGGGGCAAAAGGCTATATTATGAAGCAGTCTGCATCAGAATCCATTATCAAGGCCATACGCTGTGTTATCAAGGGGAAAACATATGCAAGCGATGCTTTAATGGAAAATATACTTAATAAGTTTACAGGCCGTCCCCAGTCTTTTGATAAATCTCCGCTTGATATTCTTGCAAACCGTGAACTTGAAGTCCTTCATATGATTGGCGACGGGTTTACGACAAAGGAGATTGCAGAAAAACTCAACCTGAGTACAAAAACCATAAGTACTTATCGGGAGAGAATAAAGGAAAAACTGAATTTAAAAAACGCCTCCGAACTTATGCGTTATGCTGTTTCCTGGGTAAAAAAGTAA
- a CDS encoding DALR domain-containing protein → MLFWSGCSEVIAQSKALTGLMPARYWIHHGMVTVKGQKMSKSQQNFTSIKNLADLYSPQALRLFLLSKHYRNPLDFTPAKIEQSTAALKKIPRLLVQLEKLAAPLQQEDFTSSSYWQKFCQAMDDDFNTPAAIAVMFQLVRELNKFLEKAGKGSLLPGEKNTLQTGTMELLKMGRDILGVI, encoded by the coding sequence ATGTTATTCTGGAGCGGTTGCAGTGAGGTGATAGCACAGTCAAAAGCCCTGACTGGCCTGATGCCTGCAAGATACTGGATTCATCACGGCATGGTAACAGTAAAAGGGCAGAAAATGTCCAAATCCCAGCAAAATTTCACAAGCATAAAAAACCTTGCAGATTTATATTCCCCCCAGGCATTAAGGCTTTTTCTCCTTTCAAAACATTACCGCAATCCCCTGGATTTTACCCCTGCTAAAATCGAACAAAGCACAGCAGCACTGAAAAAAATCCCCAGGCTTCTCGTGCAACTTGAAAAGCTTGCAGCCCCCTTGCAGCAGGAGGATTTTACCAGCAGCTCATACTGGCAGAAATTCTGCCAGGCCATGGATGATGATTTCAATACCCCGGCTGCAATTGCAGTTATGTTTCAATTAGTGCGTGAACTGAATAAATTTCTGGAAAAAGCAGGCAAAGGCAGTCTGTTACCCGGTGAAAAAAACACCCTGCAAACCGGGACCATGGAATTATTGAAAATGGGAAGAGATATTTTAGGGGTGATTTAA
- a CDS encoding DUF333 domain-containing protein: MFKALFFIIFICLTGCVKQTTYNTETKGNMGAVPNPAAEKCIRDGYKLEPIMENGIPDDYICVNPETGKKCEIWKYFRNECNLQ; encoded by the coding sequence GTGTTTAAAGCATTGTTTTTTATTATTTTTATCTGTCTGACAGGATGTGTTAAGCAAACAACATATAATACTGAAACAAAAGGCAATATGGGTGCTGTGCCAAATCCTGCGGCTGAAAAGTGTATCAGAGACGGCTACAAACTTGAGCCAATTATGGAAAACGGTATTCCTGATGATTATATATGTGTTAATCCTGAGACTGGTAAAAAATGTGAAATCTGGAAATATTTTCGGAATGAATGTAATCTCCAGTAA
- a CDS encoding transposase — translation MSHIGSALTLAEKKLVVHVKHYFDREKKLSLKNNKDICVDNSARRAAQATNLSEVTVWRIMAEYNKNKTLSSPVPKGSSPYAVNDCVKTICQDIIRSYNIRREHLSLRLLAGILNDEFGIAVARETLRRSLYRWKILHGSVQRHTALRERDYVVKARREYLIRKRYLNNSKRMLVYLDETFINKNYSGSDSAWYCSDWNNDSRLDKSFGPYINKPAGKGERFIILNAVTKDGWVNGTQLVFQANRRTGDYHGSMEEENFTRWLTTQLLPNIADNSVIIMDNAPYHNMFLEDNVPALTSSKSVLQKWLTENNIAFSEDFLRIQLIDLINQHRPQRMFKLDFMLRNDPLYKDRNIEILRTPQYHPELQPIEKCWAVMKQYMARHCNFTLKGLRKNLETAWTKVTSETMEGIMEKVTFWENHHFEQDSLLDSIDDKYGANYVEDDE, via the coding sequence ATGTCACACATAGGAAGTGCTTTAACTCTTGCTGAAAAAAAACTGGTTGTTCACGTTAAACATTACTTCGACAGAGAAAAAAAACTTTCTCTCAAGAATAATAAGGATATTTGCGTTGACAATTCGGCCAGACGTGCTGCCCAGGCTACGAATCTTTCAGAAGTTACTGTATGGCGAATAATGGCAGAATATAATAAAAATAAGACATTGTCTTCGCCTGTTCCGAAAGGTTCTTCTCCGTATGCAGTAAATGATTGTGTAAAGACGATTTGTCAGGATATCATTCGTTCATACAATATCCGCCGTGAGCATCTTAGTTTGCGACTTCTTGCCGGGATTTTAAATGATGAATTCGGAATCGCAGTTGCACGGGAAACACTGAGACGGTCTTTATATCGTTGGAAAATTCTTCATGGTTCTGTACAGCGTCATACCGCGCTTCGTGAACGTGATTATGTTGTAAAGGCACGGAGAGAATATCTTATCCGGAAGAGATATCTGAACAATAGCAAAAGAATGCTCGTTTACCTTGATGAAACTTTTATAAACAAAAATTACAGTGGTTCTGATAGTGCATGGTATTGCAGTGACTGGAATAACGATTCCCGTCTTGACAAGTCATTCGGTCCTTATATAAACAAACCTGCCGGTAAAGGCGAACGGTTTATTATACTCAATGCAGTAACAAAAGACGGGTGGGTTAATGGAACCCAACTTGTTTTTCAGGCAAACCGACGCACTGGTGACTATCATGGTTCAATGGAGGAGGAAAACTTTACACGATGGTTGACAACTCAGCTACTTCCCAACATAGCAGATAATTCTGTTATTATTATGGATAATGCCCCATATCATAATATGTTCCTTGAAGATAATGTTCCGGCATTGACCAGCAGTAAGTCAGTTCTTCAGAAATGGTTAACCGAGAACAATATTGCATTCAGTGAGGATTTTCTTCGTATTCAGCTTATTGATTTAATAAATCAGCATCGTCCTCAAAGAATGTTCAAACTTGATTTTATGCTCCGCAATGATCCGCTATATAAAGATCGTAACATTGAGATTTTACGTACACCTCAGTATCACCCGGAACTGCAACCGATTGAAAAATGCTGGGCTGTAATGAAACAATATATGGCCCGGCATTGTAATTTTACCCTTAAAGGATTACGTAAGAATTTGGAAACAGCATGGACAAAAGTTACTTCTGAAACAATGGAAGGAATTATGGAAAAAGTGACTTTTTGGGAAAATCATCATTTTGAACAAGACAGTTTGCTTGATTCTATAGATGACAAATATGGAGCAAATTATGTTGAGGATGACGAGTAA